The DNA segment CGCCGCCAGGCGCGCACGCCGCCCTGCCGGAACGCCGCGGCCGAGGCGCGCAGCCGCCCGCGGACGGTGCAGATGTGGTCCAGCTCCGCCGCCGCGATCACCCCCGTCTCCACGAAGGGCACGAGCTGGGCGCGGATCATCCGCCCCTCCCGCCGGAGCGAGTGCCGGATCAGCAGGATCAGCCCCAGGAACACCGGGACCATCACCAGGAAGTAGACGGGGAAGAAGACGTCCAGGCTGGCGGCCAGGTTCCAGAGGGAGTGGATCAGCATCGCCGCGGCGAGCCCGGCCAGCGGCGCGAGCACCTGGACCGGGCGCCGGCGCGTCTCGCGGGCGATCCCCAGCCCGATCCCGGTCATCGCCGTGAAGAAGGGGTGCGCGAACGGCGACATCACCCCGCGGATGACGAAGGTCCCGATGGAGCCTTCGGTCCCCTCCGCCAGGGCGTTGCCGTAGTAGAGGACGTTCTCGGTCATGGCGAAGCCGAGCCCCACCATGGCCGCGTAGACGATCCCGTCCGTGACGTTGTCGAACTCGTCGCGGTGCCGGAAGAAGAAGACGAAGAGCACCAGCGCCTTGGTGAGCTCCTCCACCACCGGCGCGGAGATCACCGCGCCAGCGAGGCTCGCCCTGTCCGCCCCCAGCGAGCCGGCCAGCGACAGCTCGAAGACGGTGTTCACCAGCATGGAGATGAAGACCGCCCCCGCGGCCCCCCAGAAGAAGGCGTTCGCCAGCAGCCGCCGGGGCTCCGCCTCGAAGCGGTCCAGCCAGAGCGCGACCGCCACGTACACCGGCACCGGGAGGGTGGCGAGGATGAGCCCGAAGACGAAGCCGTCGGTCCCCGTCTCCAGCGCGATCAGGAGCAGGGTGAGAAGGCCCACCCCGCCGACCGCCTTCTTCCGCGCCGTCCACCAGCGCGCGGCCGGTGGCCTGGTCTGCGTCGTCAACCCGGTCTCCATGCTCGAAGTCAGCGGCCCGCGGGCGTGGCGCCCGCCGCCACGCCGCCCCGCGCCAGGAGTCGATCCAGCAGCTCCGCCCCCCCCTCGGCGAGCCCCGGCACCTCCGCCCCCTCCGCCAGGGACGGGGCGCGCCAGACGAAGAGGTCGCTCCCAGCGCCCTCGGCGCACAGCTCCGGGTTCTCCTCGAAGAACGCCGTCACCTCCGGACCGAAGAGCTCCCGGACCGCGGCTTCGTCCTTGCCGAGCAGCTTGCACGCACTGGAAAAGCGGGGGCGGTCGGGGAAGTCGATGTCCTCGGCTCCGAACAGGGCCTCGATCCGGTCCAGTACGCCCTCCGGCCAGACGGAAAAGGCGGGGAGCGCGAGCCGCTCCGACCAGAGGTAGAGCACCGTCCGGCGCCAGCGGTGGCTGGACTTCCCATGGCCGGTGGTGTAGTGGAAGTCGAAGACCGCCGCGCGCGTGTCGCCCCGGCGCCCCGCCATGAAGTTGCGGATCGCCGGCCCCCGCCCCTCGCGGAAGGGGGAAAAGCGCTCCAGCCCCGGTACGGCGTCCAGCGGCTGCGTCGGCGCGAAGCTCCACCCCAGCGCCGCGGCCACGGCCTGCAGCTCCTCCGTGCGCCTCCGGGCGGCCGCCCGGCGCCACAGGTCGTTCGCGGCGATCAACCCCGCCATGCTCATTAGCATGATGAAGAGCCCCATGCAGGTCTCCGGGTGCGGGTGGGTTCTACGTGGACGCGGGCCTGCCGGCGGGCCTGTCCCGTCCGGAGCGGGCGCGCAGCAGGGCGAGGCGGGGCCGGGGCATGGAGCGCCCCGGGCTGGAAAACGCAATATAAACAGCCGGTTTCGCGGAGGGCAGTCCCTCGCGGCACGGAGGTTGAGCGGGGGAGCGCCATGCAGAGTGCGCTCCTCGCCGTGGACCTGGGACTCCGGACCGGCCTCGCCCTGTACGGCGACGACGGGCGGCTCCGCTGGTACCGCTCGCAGAACTACGGCAGCTTCACCCGCCTGAAGCGGGGGATCCACGGCGTGGTCTCGGACGTCCCGGCGCTGGCCTGGCTCGTGGCCGAGGGCGACCGGCACCTGTTCGAGCTCTGGGAGCGCGAGGCGGCCAAACAGGGCGCCTCCGCCCTCCGCGTGGGTCCGGAGCGCTGGCGGCCCCGCATGCTCCTGCCGCGGGAGCAGCGGAGCGGCGCCCAGGCGAAGCAGAGCGCGGACGCCGCCGCCCGGCGCGTCATCGAGTGGTCGGGCGCGCCCCGCCCCACCTCCTTGCGGCACGACGCGGCGGAAGCCATCCTGATCGGCTTCTGGGGGGTGCTGGAGGTGGGGTGGCTGGAAGACGTCCCGCAGGAGCTGCGGGGCGCGATGCCTCCGGCGCGCGGGGCCCCATGACCCACCCGCGCGCCGGAACGGTTCCTGCGCGCGGGAGCCGCCGCACGCCACCCGTTCCACCGCTCGGCCTCGATCCGAGCCTTCCCGAACCGGCGCAGTCCTGACGTGAGAATCCTGATCCTCGGGGCGGGTGACGTAGGGTTCCACCTCGCCCAGCACCTGGCGGAGGAGAACCACGACGTGGTGGTGGTCGAGCAGAACCGCGATCGGGCCCGCCTCATCGAGGATGCCATGGACGCGCTCGTGGTGGAGGGGAACGGCGCCAGCCTCAGCACCCTGGAGAAGGCGGGGATCGCCAACACCGACCTGCTGCTGGCGGTGACCAGCCAGGACGAGATCAACCTGATGGCCTGCCTCTCGGCCGCGCAGTACGAGGTCCCCAAGCGGATCGCCCGCGTCTCCAAGCCCGACTACTACGACCACACCGGGATCCTCCCCCCTGAGCGCCTCGGGGTGGACCTGATGATCAACCCGGAGCGCGAGTGCGCGCTGGAAACGTACCAGCTCCTGCAGAGCGCCGCGGCCGCGGAGTTCGCCCAGTTCGAGGGGGGGCTGGTGCAGCTGATCGGGGTCCGTGTCCGGCCGGACGCCCCGGTGGCGGGGAAGCGGCTCCTGGAGATCGGACAGGACGCGCGGCGGGCGCGGGCGCTCGTGGTCGCGATCGTCCGGGACGGGCAGACCATCATCCCCAAGGGGACCACCCGGATCGAGGCCGGTGACCAGGCCTTCATCCTGGGGGAGCCGCACCACCTTCCCGAGGTGCTCCCGCTGGCCGGCTACAGCCGGTTCAACCTGAACCGCGTGATCATCGCCGGCGGGAGCCGCGAGGGGCGGTTCCTG comes from the Longimicrobiaceae bacterium genome and includes:
- a CDS encoding PrsW family intramembrane metalloprotease, whose protein sequence is MTTQTRPPAARWWTARKKAVGGVGLLTLLLIALETGTDGFVFGLILATLPVPVYVAVALWLDRFEAEPRRLLANAFFWGAAGAVFISMLVNTVFELSLAGSLGADRASLAGAVISAPVVEELTKALVLFVFFFRHRDEFDNVTDGIVYAAMVGLGFAMTENVLYYGNALAEGTEGSIGTFVIRGVMSPFAHPFFTAMTGIGLGIARETRRRPVQVLAPLAGLAAAMLIHSLWNLAASLDVFFPVYFLVMVPVFLGLILLIRHSLRREGRMIRAQLVPFVETGVIAAAELDHICTVRGRLRASAAAFRQGGVRAWRRHGELSQAASELAFHRWRVERGISRGAEMDARCEGELVSRIGALREPGGG
- the trkA gene encoding Trk system potassium transporter TrkA — encoded protein: MRILILGAGDVGFHLAQHLAEENHDVVVVEQNRDRARLIEDAMDALVVEGNGASLSTLEKAGIANTDLLLAVTSQDEINLMACLSAAQYEVPKRIARVSKPDYYDHTGILPPERLGVDLMINPERECALETYQLLQSAAAAEFAQFEGGLVQLIGVRVRPDAPVAGKRLLEIGQDARRARALVVAIVRDGQTIIPKGTTRIEAGDQAFILGEPHHLPEVLPLAGYSRFNLNRVIIAGGSREGRFLAHILEEHKIGCTILETDRRRALALAEELRRSLILHGDATDLELLEMEGIGDADGFVAYTGSDETNLLSCLLAKNLGARKVISLVERFDYIPLVSRVGVDAAVSPRMAAVNAILSHVRSGSVLAVATLKGTRAEGIEFDVSPKFPYAGRPLAEVRFPEGTLIGAVIRGERVIIPRGTDAVRVGDRVIVFALPEAIRKLEEIFA